A genomic stretch from Cellulomonas sp. KRMCY2 includes:
- a CDS encoding SURF1 family protein produces the protein MRLMPALRRWAATVALALLLAAGCAALGVWQWNRHVDRSAAVAVVQANYDAAPVPLADVTGVTDVTGGSGIAADQVWRVVDVEGHYLTDATVLLRNRPVDGQAGFHVLEPLLVQGGALDGSILVVDRGWVPTGLDGSGAASVPTAPAGTVELLARLRADERPSTRSAPDGQVQAISVDQVRAAADTPQWVADTTTIRAYAMAVTENGAAPVDLGPLARPDTGLGSHLSYAFQWWVFALGALVGCGVLIVRDVRDDRAPAADGGPAETMPRSRRRHRVTAEEEEDALLDAQTG, from the coding sequence ATGCGCCTGATGCCCGCGTTGCGCCGCTGGGCGGCAACGGTCGCCCTCGCTCTGCTGCTGGCCGCCGGCTGCGCCGCGCTCGGCGTCTGGCAGTGGAACAGGCATGTCGACCGATCGGCAGCAGTCGCCGTCGTGCAGGCCAACTACGACGCAGCACCCGTACCGCTGGCCGACGTCACCGGCGTCACCGACGTCACCGGCGGCTCAGGGATCGCGGCCGACCAGGTCTGGCGCGTGGTGGACGTCGAGGGGCACTACCTGACCGACGCGACAGTGCTGCTGCGCAACCGTCCGGTCGACGGCCAGGCGGGCTTCCACGTGCTCGAGCCGCTCCTCGTCCAGGGTGGTGCCCTTGACGGCTCGATCCTGGTGGTCGACCGCGGCTGGGTCCCGACCGGGTTGGATGGCTCCGGTGCGGCATCGGTCCCGACGGCCCCTGCCGGGACTGTCGAGCTGCTGGCCCGGCTGCGGGCCGATGAGCGTCCGTCGACCCGCAGCGCGCCGGACGGTCAGGTGCAGGCCATCTCCGTCGATCAGGTGCGTGCCGCGGCCGACACCCCGCAGTGGGTGGCCGACACCACGACGATCCGGGCCTATGCCATGGCGGTGACCGAGAACGGTGCCGCACCGGTCGATCTCGGTCCGCTCGCACGTCCCGACACCGGGCTCGGCTCGCACCTGTCCTACGCGTTCCAGTGGTGGGTCTTCGCGCTCGGGGCGCTCGTCGGCTGCGGCGTCCTGATCGTCCGCGACGTGCGCGACGACCGCGCGCCGGCTGCCGACGGCGGCCCTGCGGAGACCATGCCCCGGAGCCGCCGTCGGCACCGTGTCACGGCGGAGGAGGAAGAGGACGCACTGCTCGACGCCCAGACCGGCTGA
- a CDS encoding metal-sulfur cluster assembly factor, which produces MTATAPGTLPTPPTAADVEEALRDVIDPELGINVVDLGLIYGVMVDANNHAVIDMTLTSAACPLTDVIEDQAGAALDGLVDGFRINWVWMPPWGPDKITDDGREQLRALGFNI; this is translated from the coding sequence ATGACAGCGACCGCTCCGGGCACACTGCCCACACCGCCCACCGCGGCCGACGTCGAGGAGGCGCTGCGCGATGTCATCGACCCCGAGCTGGGCATCAACGTCGTCGACCTCGGTCTGATCTACGGCGTGATGGTCGACGCGAACAACCATGCCGTGATCGACATGACGCTCACCTCGGCGGCGTGCCCGCTGACCGACGTCATCGAGGACCAGGCCGGGGCCGCGCTGGACGGGCTGGTCGACGGGTTCCGGATCAACTGGGTCTGGATGCCGCCGTGGGGCCCGGACAAGATCACCGACGACGGGCGCGAGCAGCTGCGGGCGCTGGGCTTCAACATCTGA
- a CDS encoding DUF3099 domain-containing protein, whose translation MADRGARRAQTSSGADGPVTRITTAATPLADDVAQRTRRYLVQMTIRVACFIGAVAIDHWTRWLLLAGAVVLPYVAVVLANAGRERGTDPGTFLEPPALPGPAPTDEIDHGTTTGGRT comes from the coding sequence GTGGCAGACCGTGGCGCTCGGCGCGCGCAGACGAGCTCCGGGGCCGATGGACCGGTCACCCGGATCACGACGGCTGCGACCCCGCTGGCCGATGACGTCGCGCAGCGGACCCGTCGCTACCTGGTGCAGATGACGATCCGCGTCGCGTGCTTCATCGGAGCGGTCGCCATCGACCACTGGACCAGGTGGCTGCTGCTGGCGGGCGCCGTCGTCCTGCCCTACGTCGCGGTGGTGCTCGCGAACGCGGGCCGGGAGCGCGGCACCGACCCCGGGACGTTCCTCGAACCACCGGCGCTGCCGGGTCCCGCACCGACGGACGAGATCGACCACGGCACCACGACAGGAGGACGCACGTGA
- the sufC gene encoding Fe-S cluster assembly ATPase SufC translates to MSTLEIHDLHVSVETKEGAKQILRGVDLTVASGETHAIMGPNGSGKSTLAYSLAGHPKYQITSGTVTLDGQDVLAMSVDERARAGMFLAMQYPVEVPGVSVTNFLRTAKTAIDGKAPALRHWVKDVRTAMEQLRMDPAFAERNVNEGFSGGEKKRHEILQMELLSPKFAILDETDSGLDVDALRVVSEGVNRVKASGEVGVLLITHYTRILRYIQPDFVHVFVDGRIAEEGGPELADQLEAEGYDRFLTTSV, encoded by the coding sequence ATGTCAACCCTGGAGATCCACGACCTGCACGTGAGTGTCGAGACCAAGGAGGGCGCCAAGCAGATCCTGCGCGGCGTCGACCTGACTGTCGCGAGCGGCGAGACGCACGCCATCATGGGCCCCAACGGCTCCGGCAAGTCGACGTTGGCGTACTCCCTCGCCGGCCACCCGAAGTACCAGATCACGTCCGGCACGGTGACCCTCGACGGCCAGGACGTCCTGGCGATGAGCGTGGACGAGCGCGCCCGCGCGGGCATGTTCCTGGCCATGCAGTACCCGGTCGAGGTCCCCGGCGTGAGCGTGACGAACTTCCTGCGCACCGCCAAGACGGCGATCGACGGCAAGGCTCCGGCCCTGCGGCACTGGGTCAAGGACGTCCGCACCGCCATGGAGCAGCTGCGGATGGATCCGGCGTTCGCCGAGCGCAACGTGAACGAGGGCTTCTCCGGCGGCGAGAAGAAGCGCCACGAGATCCTGCAGATGGAGCTCCTGAGCCCGAAGTTCGCGATCCTCGACGAGACCGACTCCGGCCTGGACGTCGACGCGCTGCGGGTCGTGTCGGAGGGCGTCAACCGGGTCAAGGCCAGTGGCGAGGTCGGCGTCCTGCTGATCACGCACTACACCCGCATCCTGCGGTACATCCAGCCCGACTTCGTGCACGTCTTCGTCGACGGCCGGATCGCCGAGGAGGGTGGCCCCGAGCTGGCCGACCAGCTCGAGGCAGAAGGCTACGACCGCTTCCTGACCACCTCGGTCTGA
- a CDS encoding biotin transporter BioY, which yields MTIAPQDDGTARDAAALSLAVPVPTLRSSTATDVALVATFAAFIAVCALLPGVTLPGMVVPITLQTFGVMLAGLVLGPRRGALAVLLYLAVGLAGLPVFSGGTGGLAVLGKPSVGYLLAFPLAAALAGYLMTRLRRARPSTLPVMAFLAATAGSLLVIHPIGIAAMGARLGLSAQEAITAGSVFLPGDVIKNVFAAIVAAAVFRAFPDLLTRRR from the coding sequence ATGACCATCGCACCACAGGACGACGGGACGGCCCGCGACGCCGCAGCGCTGTCCCTGGCCGTTCCCGTACCGACCCTGCGCTCCTCGACCGCAACCGACGTCGCCCTGGTCGCCACCTTCGCCGCATTCATCGCCGTGTGCGCGCTCCTGCCGGGCGTCACGCTGCCCGGCATGGTCGTGCCGATCACCCTCCAGACCTTCGGCGTCATGCTCGCCGGCCTCGTCCTCGGGCCGCGCCGGGGGGCTCTCGCGGTCCTGCTGTACCTGGCCGTCGGGCTGGCCGGCCTGCCGGTCTTCTCGGGCGGGACCGGCGGGCTCGCCGTCCTCGGGAAGCCGTCGGTGGGGTACCTGCTCGCCTTCCCGCTCGCCGCCGCCCTGGCGGGGTACCTCATGACGCGGCTGCGACGCGCTCGCCCCTCGACGCTGCCCGTGATGGCCTTCCTCGCCGCCACGGCCGGCAGCCTGCTCGTCATCCACCCGATCGGCATCGCGGCGATGGGCGCCCGGCTGGGCCTGTCGGCCCAGGAGGCGATCACCGCGGGCAGCGTCTTCCTCCCCGGTGATGTGATCAAGAACGTGTTCGCCGCGATCGTGGCCGCCGCCGTCTTCCGCGCCTTCCCCGACCTGCTGACCAGGCGCCGCTGA
- a CDS encoding non-heme iron oxygenase ferredoxin subunit → MSAQLACLTSDVPTSSALRVELEGPAGIVEVAVVRDDEGELHAISDVCSHGQVSLSDGEIDGVTIECWLHGSTFDLRTGAPLCLPATRPVPVYPLTVDGERVLVDVDVVANA, encoded by the coding sequence ATGAGTGCACAGCTCGCGTGCCTGACGTCGGACGTGCCGACGAGCTCGGCCCTGCGGGTCGAGCTGGAGGGTCCCGCCGGCATCGTCGAGGTCGCCGTCGTGCGCGACGACGAGGGTGAGCTGCACGCCATCTCCGACGTCTGCTCGCACGGCCAGGTCTCGTTGTCCGACGGCGAGATCGACGGCGTGACCATCGAGTGCTGGCTGCACGGCTCGACCTTCGATCTGCGCACCGGTGCGCCGCTGTGCCTCCCGGCCACCCGGCCGGTCCCCGTCTACCCCCTGACTGTCGACGGCGAGCGCGTGCTCGTCGACGTCGACGTCGTCGCGAACGCCTGA
- a CDS encoding energy-coupling factor ABC transporter ATP-binding protein, which produces MIELVGATVTAYAPAGAGGVGGGPDDPSGRPPGGERVVTLLEPTTCTLTERRIAVIGANGSGKSTLARLTNGLALPSAGTVRVNGLDTGRDGAAVRRQVGFVFTDPDAQLVMPTPVEDVALSLRRLGLSGDERDERVRAVLARFGLADRAEQPVHALSGGQKQLLALAGVLATEPTVLVCDEPTTLLDLRWRRVVDDLIESLEQQVLLVTHDLDAAARADRVLVVDRARVVFDGEPTAAVEHYVGLMASAVDGHRR; this is translated from the coding sequence GTGATCGAGCTCGTCGGTGCCACCGTCACCGCCTACGCTCCGGCCGGCGCCGGCGGTGTGGGCGGCGGCCCCGACGACCCGTCCGGGAGACCTCCGGGCGGGGAGCGGGTCGTCACACTGCTCGAGCCGACGACCTGCACGCTGACCGAGCGGCGGATCGCCGTCATCGGCGCCAACGGATCGGGCAAGTCGACCCTGGCGAGGCTCACGAACGGGCTCGCCCTGCCGTCGGCCGGCACCGTGCGCGTCAACGGGCTCGACACCGGCCGCGACGGAGCAGCCGTGCGCCGTCAGGTCGGCTTCGTCTTCACCGACCCCGACGCGCAGCTGGTCATGCCGACGCCGGTCGAGGACGTCGCCCTCTCCCTGCGCCGGCTCGGCCTGTCCGGCGACGAACGCGACGAGCGCGTGCGGGCGGTCCTCGCGCGCTTCGGGCTCGCCGACCGTGCCGAGCAGCCGGTGCACGCCCTGTCCGGCGGCCAGAAGCAGCTCCTGGCCCTGGCCGGCGTCCTCGCCACCGAGCCCACCGTGCTCGTCTGCGACGAACCGACCACGTTGCTCGACCTGCGGTGGCGGCGGGTCGTCGACGACCTGATCGAGAGCCTCGAGCAGCAGGTGCTGCTCGTCACGCACGACCTCGACGCCGCGGCGCGCGCTGACCGCGTGCTCGTCGTCGACCGCGCCCGGGTGGTGTTCGACGGCGAGCCGACCGCAGCCGTGGAGCACTACGTCGGGCTGATGGCGAGCGCGGTCGACGGGCACCGGCGATGA
- a CDS encoding helix-turn-helix domain-containing protein: MNAQLPKGSRITGEGRNDLSASLAARYNRGESIRSMADDIGRSYGFVHGVLVEAGVTMRSRGGATRGAAAEARRAAAKKVNA; the protein is encoded by the coding sequence ATGAATGCACAGCTGCCTAAGGGTTCGCGGATCACCGGTGAGGGGCGCAACGACCTCTCGGCGTCGTTGGCTGCGCGCTACAACCGAGGCGAGAGCATCCGGTCGATGGCCGACGACATCGGCAGGTCGTACGGGTTCGTGCACGGGGTGCTCGTCGAGGCCGGGGTCACGATGCGCAGCAGGGGCGGGGCGACACGCGGCGCGGCCGCCGAGGCTCGCCGGGCCGCGGCCAAGAAGGTGAACGCCTGA
- a CDS encoding ABC-F family ATP-binding cassette domain-containing protein, with translation MITAHDVELRVGVRVLLEKASFRIAAGDRIGLVGRNGAGKTTLTRVLAGEGQAAGGQVVRSGDVGYLPQDPRTGDVDVLAMDRILSARGLDEIVASLRSTEGAMASADDETRDAAMERYTRLDSRFTAAGGYAAESEAEQISANLGLDERVLSQPLGTLSGGQRRRVELARILFSGAETLLLDEPTNHLDADSIVWLRDYLSSYAGGFLVISHDTGLMRRTVNKVFHMDANRGELDQYNLGWDAYLTQRETDERRRKRERANAEKKASVLFAQADKMRAKATKAVAAQNMARRAERLIAGLEAERASDKVAHLRFPDPAPCGKTPLTATGLSKSYGSLEVFTDVDLAIDRGSRVVILGLNGAGKTTLLRILAGVEPPDTGEVLPGHGLKIGYYAQEHETLDTTLTVVENLRHAAPDLTDTQVRSVLGSFLFSGDDVEKPVRVLSGGEKTRLALAALVVSSANVLLLDEPTNNLDPASRAEVLRALHGYAGAVVMVTHDEGAVSALSPERVVLLPDGDEDLWNDSYADLISLA, from the coding sequence GTGATCACCGCTCATGACGTCGAGCTTCGTGTCGGCGTCCGCGTCCTGCTCGAGAAGGCGTCCTTCCGGATCGCCGCGGGCGACCGGATCGGCCTCGTCGGCCGCAACGGAGCCGGCAAGACGACCCTGACCCGCGTCCTGGCGGGGGAGGGACAGGCCGCCGGCGGGCAGGTCGTCCGCTCCGGCGACGTCGGGTACCTGCCGCAGGACCCACGCACCGGCGACGTCGACGTCCTGGCGATGGACCGCATCCTGTCCGCACGCGGTCTCGACGAGATCGTCGCGTCGTTGCGCTCCACCGAGGGTGCGATGGCCAGCGCCGACGACGAGACGCGCGACGCGGCGATGGAGCGGTACACCCGGCTCGACTCCCGCTTCACGGCCGCCGGCGGCTACGCGGCCGAGAGCGAGGCGGAGCAGATCTCCGCCAACCTCGGCCTCGACGAGCGCGTGCTGAGCCAGCCGCTCGGAACCCTGTCCGGCGGCCAGCGCCGACGGGTCGAGCTGGCCCGCATCCTGTTCTCCGGAGCCGAGACGCTGCTGCTCGACGAGCCGACCAACCACCTGGACGCCGACTCGATCGTCTGGCTGCGCGACTACCTGTCGTCCTACGCCGGCGGCTTCCTGGTGATCAGCCACGACACCGGCCTGATGCGCAGGACCGTGAACAAGGTCTTCCACATGGACGCCAACCGCGGCGAGCTGGACCAGTACAACCTGGGCTGGGACGCGTACCTCACCCAGCGTGAGACGGACGAGCGCCGTCGCAAGCGCGAGCGGGCGAACGCCGAGAAGAAGGCGTCCGTGCTGTTCGCCCAGGCGGACAAGATGCGGGCCAAGGCGACCAAGGCCGTCGCTGCGCAGAACATGGCCCGCCGCGCGGAGCGGTTGATCGCCGGGCTCGAGGCCGAGCGTGCGTCGGACAAGGTCGCCCACCTGAGGTTCCCGGACCCGGCTCCGTGCGGCAAGACGCCGCTGACGGCGACCGGCCTGAGCAAGTCGTACGGCTCGCTCGAGGTGTTCACCGATGTCGACCTCGCCATCGACCGGGGGAGCCGGGTCGTCATCCTCGGCCTCAACGGTGCCGGCAAGACGACCTTGCTGCGCATCCTGGCGGGCGTGGAGCCGCCGGACACCGGGGAGGTCCTGCCGGGCCACGGGTTGAAGATCGGCTACTACGCCCAGGAGCACGAGACGCTCGACACGACGCTGACCGTCGTCGAGAACCTGCGTCATGCGGCGCCCGACCTGACCGACACGCAGGTGCGGTCCGTGCTCGGCTCCTTCCTGTTCTCCGGCGACGACGTCGAGAAGCCGGTGCGGGTGCTCTCCGGTGGCGAGAAGACGAGACTCGCGCTCGCGGCGCTCGTGGTGTCGTCCGCCAACGTGCTGCTGCTCGACGAACCGACCAACAACCTCGACCCGGCGAGCCGCGCCGAGGTCCTGCGTGCGTTGCACGGGTATGCCGGCGCCGTCGTCATGGTCACCCACGACGAGGGAGCGGTGTCTGCTTTGTCCCCCGAAAGGGTGGTGCTCCTGCCCGATGGCGACGAAGATCTATGGAACGACAGCTATGCGGATCTGATCTCGCTCGCGTAG
- a CDS encoding SufS family cysteine desulfurase, protein MTAILEPNAPGVGAVLTATELAAVRADFPLLARTVRDGRPLVYLDSGATAQKPDVVLDAEQDFYLQRNAAVHRGAHQLAEEATEAYEQARGEVATFVGADADEIVWTTNATAGINLVAYAMSNASLGRGGQAARRFAVGPGDEIVVTEAEHHANLVPWQELCARTGATLRWIGVHDDGRLRTDELATVVTERTKLLAFTHASNVTGAVSDVAAFVRRAREVGALTLLDACQSVPHLPVDLHALGVDLAAFSGHKMLGPTGVGALYGRREVLAGLPPFMTGGSMVEVVTMETATFAPPPQRFEAGTQMIAQAVGMGAAARYLRELGMDAVAAHEAQIAGLLLEAVAAVPGVRVVGPTDVVDRLAVVSFVVDGVHAHDVGQVLDDAGVAVRVGHHCAQPLHRRFGVAATARASAAVYTTAQEVAVFGAALATVRPFFGMTDGGTR, encoded by the coding sequence ATGACAGCCATCCTCGAGCCGAACGCCCCAGGCGTCGGCGCGGTGCTCACGGCAACGGAGCTCGCGGCCGTACGTGCGGACTTCCCGCTGCTTGCCCGCACGGTGCGCGACGGGCGGCCGCTGGTCTACCTCGACTCCGGGGCGACCGCGCAGAAGCCGGACGTCGTCCTGGACGCCGAGCAGGACTTCTACCTGCAACGCAACGCCGCCGTCCACCGGGGTGCGCACCAGCTCGCCGAGGAGGCGACCGAGGCGTACGAGCAGGCCCGCGGGGAGGTCGCGACCTTCGTCGGTGCCGACGCCGACGAGATCGTCTGGACGACCAACGCGACCGCCGGCATCAACCTGGTCGCGTACGCGATGTCGAACGCGTCCCTCGGACGGGGCGGGCAGGCCGCGCGCCGGTTCGCCGTCGGTCCCGGGGACGAGATCGTCGTGACCGAGGCGGAGCACCACGCGAACCTCGTGCCGTGGCAGGAGCTGTGCGCACGGACCGGAGCGACGTTGCGCTGGATCGGCGTGCACGACGACGGCCGCCTGCGCACCGACGAGCTCGCGACGGTCGTCACCGAGCGCACCAAGCTGCTCGCCTTCACACACGCCTCGAACGTGACCGGAGCCGTCTCCGACGTGGCAGCCTTCGTGCGGCGCGCCCGTGAGGTCGGCGCCCTGACCCTGCTCGACGCGTGCCAGAGCGTGCCCCACCTGCCGGTCGACCTGCACGCCCTCGGGGTCGACCTCGCGGCGTTCTCGGGGCACAAGATGCTCGGCCCCACGGGCGTCGGCGCCCTGTACGGGCGGCGCGAGGTGCTCGCCGGGCTCCCGCCGTTCATGACCGGGGGATCGATGGTCGAGGTCGTGACCATGGAGACGGCGACGTTCGCGCCGCCGCCGCAGCGGTTCGAGGCGGGTACGCAGATGATCGCGCAGGCGGTCGGCATGGGCGCAGCGGCGCGGTACCTGCGTGAGCTGGGCATGGACGCCGTCGCAGCTCATGAGGCGCAGATCGCGGGCCTGCTGCTCGAGGCCGTGGCCGCCGTGCCCGGTGTCCGGGTGGTCGGCCCGACCGATGTCGTCGACCGCCTCGCCGTGGTCAGCTTCGTGGTTGACGGCGTGCACGCGCACGACGTCGGCCAGGTGCTCGACGATGCCGGTGTCGCCGTGCGGGTGGGCCACCACTGCGCGCAGCCGCTGCACCGGCGGTTCGGCGTCGCCGCGACGGCGCGCGCATCCGCAGCCGTCTACACCACAGCCCAGGAGGTTGCCGTGTTCGGCGCCGCGCTCGCCACCGTGCGCCCCTTCTTCGGCATGACCGATGGAGGCACGCGATGA
- a CDS encoding neutral zinc metallopeptidase, whose translation MTFSEGGSFEGGRVRTRRGGKAAAGGLGLGVVAFLIYQFTGVDVGPALEGLQGAGGGGGEVGEVAECTVEEANANRECRLSATLQSLDVFWGETVAAAGTDFVQPGAESFEGATTTGCGQASSSTGPFYCPADQFIFMDVGFFDLLQSRFGASGGPLAEMYVTAHEYGHHIQNITGLMDGIDRQATGPESDGVRLELQADCYAGMWARDAATRIDPDRGVTFLEPITDEQLADALSAAEAVGDDHIQEQTSGGVNPDVWTHGSSEQRQSWFVTGYNEGSLAACDTFSTTEL comes from the coding sequence ATGACATTCAGCGAGGGCGGCAGCTTCGAGGGTGGTCGGGTCCGCACGCGCCGTGGCGGCAAGGCCGCGGCCGGTGGCCTCGGGCTGGGCGTCGTGGCCTTCCTGATCTACCAGTTCACCGGTGTGGACGTCGGGCCGGCGCTGGAGGGCCTGCAGGGTGCCGGCGGGGGCGGCGGCGAGGTCGGCGAGGTCGCCGAGTGCACCGTCGAGGAGGCCAACGCCAACCGGGAGTGCCGGCTGTCGGCCACGCTCCAGTCCCTCGACGTCTTCTGGGGCGAGACCGTCGCCGCCGCCGGGACGGACTTCGTCCAGCCGGGTGCGGAGTCGTTCGAGGGGGCCACCACGACCGGCTGCGGACAGGCGTCGTCCTCGACCGGTCCGTTCTACTGCCCGGCCGACCAGTTCATCTTCATGGACGTCGGGTTCTTCGACCTCCTGCAGAGCAGGTTCGGCGCCTCCGGCGGCCCGCTCGCCGAGATGTACGTCACCGCGCACGAGTACGGCCACCACATCCAGAACATCACCGGCCTGATGGACGGCATCGACCGCCAGGCCACCGGACCGGAGTCCGACGGCGTGCGTCTCGAGCTGCAGGCCGACTGCTACGCCGGCATGTGGGCGCGGGACGCGGCCACCCGGATCGACCCGGACCGCGGCGTCACGTTCCTCGAGCCCATCACGGACGAACAGCTCGCCGACGCGCTCTCGGCAGCCGAAGCCGTCGGCGACGACCACATCCAGGAGCAGACCAGCGGCGGCGTCAACCCGGACGTGTGGACCCACGGCTCGAGCGAGCAGCGGCAGAGCTGGTTCGTCACCGGCTACAACGAGGGCTCCCTCGCCGCGTGCGACACGTTCTCGACGACCGAGCTCTGA
- a CDS encoding energy-coupling factor transporter transmembrane protein EcfT, translating to MTGRTVGAVREGRPRAGAERPAWAGPLGLYRAGDTWLHRLGPGPKTAGLAALGIAVAVLTGLPATLGLLGIAAGVAASARLPVRSTARALLPVLVTALVVGAYQVWQRGPVVGIEVAADLVTLVLAATTLTATTRADRMLDALTRALRPLRHLGVAPQTVALAVGLMLRAVPALVHTAGEVRDAARARGLERNVRALLVPTAIRAVGRARSTGEALTARGLGD from the coding sequence ATGACGGGCCGCACCGTCGGGGCCGTTCGCGAAGGTCGCCCGCGGGCCGGGGCGGAGCGCCCGGCATGGGCCGGTCCGCTGGGCCTCTACCGGGCGGGCGACACGTGGCTGCACCGGTTGGGCCCCGGTCCCAAGACGGCCGGCCTCGCTGCCCTGGGGATCGCCGTAGCCGTGCTGACCGGGCTACCGGCAACCCTCGGGCTGCTGGGCATCGCGGCGGGCGTGGCCGCGAGCGCGCGCCTCCCGGTGCGCTCGACGGCACGTGCGCTGCTCCCGGTCCTGGTCACGGCCCTGGTGGTCGGGGCCTACCAGGTGTGGCAGCGCGGCCCGGTCGTCGGCATCGAGGTCGCCGCCGACCTCGTGACGCTGGTCCTCGCGGCCACCACCCTGACGGCCACCACACGGGCGGACCGCATGCTCGACGCCCTGACCCGGGCGTTGCGTCCGTTGCGCCACCTGGGCGTCGCTCCCCAGACCGTCGCGCTGGCGGTCGGACTGATGCTGCGTGCAGTGCCGGCCCTCGTCCACACCGCCGGCGAGGTCCGCGACGCGGCTCGGGCACGCGGTCTCGAACGCAACGTTCGCGCCCTGCTCGTCCCGACCGCGATCCGGGCCGTCGGACGGGCCCGCTCCACCGGTGAGGCACTGACCGCGCGCGGCCTCGGCGACTGA
- the sufU gene encoding Fe-S cluster assembly sulfur transfer protein SufU: MSSPMEQLYQQLILDHAKSPHGRGLAEGFDAESFQVNPTCGDEVHLRVHLNRPADGAVVVEKVSWEGQGCSISQASISVMSELVAGTPVSAAEELGETFRALMHARGQGLDEEAEDRLGDATAFTGVARYPARIKCALLGWAALRDALIQSGAAGTTQEENP, translated from the coding sequence ATGAGCAGCCCGATGGAGCAGCTGTACCAGCAGCTCATCCTCGACCACGCCAAGTCACCGCACGGCCGCGGCCTGGCCGAGGGCTTCGACGCCGAGTCGTTCCAGGTCAACCCGACCTGCGGCGACGAGGTCCACCTGCGGGTCCACCTGAACCGCCCGGCCGACGGCGCCGTCGTCGTCGAGAAGGTCAGCTGGGAGGGTCAGGGCTGCTCGATCTCGCAGGCGTCGATCTCGGTGATGTCCGAGCTCGTGGCCGGAACGCCGGTCAGCGCGGCCGAAGAGCTCGGCGAGACCTTTCGCGCGCTGATGCACGCGCGCGGCCAGGGGCTCGACGAGGAGGCAGAGGACCGGCTCGGTGACGCCACCGCGTTCACCGGGGTGGCCAGGTACCCCGCACGGATCAAGTGCGCGCTGCTCGGCTGGGCGGCGCTGCGCGACGCGCTGATCCAGTCCGGTGCGGCCGGCACGACACAGGAGGAGAACCCATGA